The sequence TTCTTTTGGGATTACAGATTTTGGAAATATAGATAGCTTGGGGCTGGCTTTTTCGCTTATGCCTTTTATAGAATTTAAAGCGTTTAGAAGTAACAGATTCAGTATACTCGCTGGAATGGGGGCTTCATTCGTTACCAAAACATATAATGCTAAAACAAACCCAAGAAATCAAGCTGTAACTACGCACATTACTTGGGCGACTAGAACTTACTTATATTACCAATTTCTTTCCACGAAAAATATAGATTTGCGTTTGGGAGTTGGTTATTCTCATCATTCCAATGGGCACACTCGTTTGCATAACAAGGGCTATAATTCATATTTGTTAAGTTTATCGACAGCTATTAAAAATCCTCAAAATAATCGAGAAATAAAAGATAGCGTAGCTCTTACTGAACCACCAAAAAGTGTTTTTACATACTTTTCAGCACGCGCGGGATTAGGGCAAAATTCGTTTTCCACAGCATTTAACAAAACCAAAGGAGTTTACAGTATTTCAGGGGAATATGGCAAGGTTTATAACAATACCTTAAAAATTGGCTTTGGATTTTACTTTCGATATTACGATCATTATTACGATTATATAAAAGGAAAGGAATGGATGGTGCGAAATGGAAAGGAGTTTGATTATTTCAAAAGTGCGCCAGTTTATTATTCCACAAATCTTGGCGTTAATTTTAATGCTGAAGTGCTAATGAACCACGTTAGCATTGATTTACAAATCGGTTTAAATCTTCACAAACCAGCGTATAAACTTGATTGGCGTATAAATACTGGCTGGGAAAACACTCCAAAAGAAATTCCAGCTGATTGGGTAATGGGGGAATATAATAGACCCTATAAAATAAAACAACTCATTTCAGGACGGTTGGGATTAAAATATTATCTGTTAGGTTTAGAGAAAAAACCTAAAAACAATTTTTACGTCGGTGCTCACATAAATTCAAATGCCGGGCAAGCTGATTTCTCTGAGATTAGTTTGGGATATGTTCACAGCTTTAATTTTCGGGAACGGATATAAAAAAACCCCTTCCGAAGAAGAGGTTTTAGCATTTAGAATTATTTCCGGAGAATTATTTCGCCAAAATCAACCTATGAGTTGAACTTGAAATTTCAGAAACTATTTTGATAACATAAACTCCGTTAGAATAACTGCTGAAGTCCATATCGTTTTCGCCATTTGTGGCTCTGTAATTACGAACTATTTTCCCTGAACCTAATTCAATAATCGTTATTTGCAGATCGTTTCCAAAAGTTTCAGGAATCTTTGCTGTTGCAAAACCTCTTGATGGGTTTGGATAGATTACAATTCCGCTTCCACCTTCCGTAATATCATCAATTGATAATAAAATGGTTTGTGCTTCATAAGCTCCAATGTCGCGAATTCCTTCAAAAACAGCTTGTTCAATTTGATCGTTAAACAAATCTGTAGGATCTCCAGCATTGTATGCTAATGAGCCAAATAAAAGTTCGTGAGTTTCAGTTACACCTCCGTTATTTTGAAGTGGCCCAACTATTGGATCTACTCCTTCAATATCATTAGCTTGCACTGGGAAAGCGTTTGCATCATCATTACCTATTAAATTATAATTGTTTGACGCAAAATTTCCGTTTACATCTGTACCAATACTTCCTGAGTTTACGGCAACTAGCGTGTTTTTCAGTGAAGTACTTGTCATACTTTCAATACCGCCACCTGTAGCTAAAGCATCGTTCATTACAACTGTAACAGCGTTTAAATCAAAACTTGCTCCGTTGTTGTAAATTCCTCCACCAGCACCGTTGGCTGTATTTGTGGAAATAGTACTTCTCAGAACAGTTACATCACCGCCTGCAGCATTGTGGATTCCTCCTCCTGAACTAGTTGCACCACTAGATGTATTGTTTGAAATAGTTGAAGTAAGAACTTCTAACATTCCACCATTGTTGAAAATACCAGCACCACCATCGTCGGCTGCACTTCCAAAAGAACTATTACCATCAATGGTCGAAGAGTCAATACTCATAACCGTTCCGCTTTGGTTCCATAGTCCACCACCTTCTCGGGCAGCTTCATTTCCTGAAACTATACTTCCTGAAATAGTAATCAAACCACTGTTTCCAGTTACGTGAAGACCACCACCGTTTCCTGGAGCAGCTGTTCCAGCTGTTCCATTTACATCGTTATTAGTCATATCAGAATTTGTAAAAGTAAACGTACCATCAATCAATTCAATAGCTCCACCTGCTCTGTTTGCAGAATTTCCATTCAATGAAGAATCTGTAATTGTAACATCACCCGCAGTACTCAACAAACCACCACCAGAACCTGAAGCTCCAGTTGAAAGATTGTTTGTGATTG comes from Aequorivita sublithincola DSM 14238 and encodes:
- a CDS encoding acyloxyacyl hydrolase translates to MKLLFGSLFMLCTLLSQGQTINWVEDALLFNPEILIGKTLEANVNFPQTKPQKQLIFNIGRYQSSNKQEWAMRLKSPKTGYSFGITDFGNIDSLGLAFSLMPFIEFKAFRSNRFSILAGMGASFVTKTYNAKTNPRNQAVTTHITWATRTYLYYQFLSTKNIDLRLGVGYSHHSNGHTRLHNKGYNSYLLSLSTAIKNPQNNREIKDSVALTEPPKSVFTYFSARAGLGQNSFSTAFNKTKGVYSISGEYGKVYNNTLKIGFGFYFRYYDHYYDYIKGKEWMVRNGKEFDYFKSAPVYYSTNLGVNFNAEVLMNHVSIDLQIGLNLHKPAYKLDWRINTGWENTPKEIPADWVMGEYNRPYKIKQLISGRLGLKYYLLGLEKKPKNNFYVGAHINSNAGQADFSEISLGYVHSFNFRERI